One genomic window of Lepeophtheirus salmonis chromosome 5, UVic_Lsal_1.4, whole genome shotgun sequence includes the following:
- the LOC121118004 gene encoding G1/S-specific cyclin-D2 isoform X2: protein MEKEERRVKGPLLSSGDGGLTGATKAYDDPVIFRDDRVLDILMSKESNYVPTESNYLSTGIQHEIKPHNRREVADWMLEICEDRGVSPEVFVLAMNYLDRFLSVCTISKSQLQLLGAVCLLVSWKVREHRPLPASKLVEYSDFNLTLIDIMEWEVLLLSKLDWDMSAVIASDFLEHIVQRLTILDVSSNLVHIRQQAEARILLCSSHYEFSSINPSLIAIACVLASLEPHFGFRKENLLEFLKSIKSLDNKELIHNLVSRIENLMKNYPLLSSDKSSASTSRNSEDLTTPTKLHDVVAKKYARH, encoded by the exons atggaaaaggaagaaagaagAGTCAAAG GCCCATTACTATCCAGTGGAGATGGTGGGCTCACTGGAGCAACAAAAGCCTACGATGATCCTGTGATATTCCGTGACGATCGTGTTCTGGATATTCTTATGAGTAAAGAAAGTAACTACGTTCCTACTGAGAGCAATTATCTCTCCACTGGGATTCAACATGAAATTAAGCCTCACAATAGACGGGAAGTGGCGGATTGGATGTTGGAAATCTGCGAGGACAGAGGAGTATCCCCTGAAGTCTTTGTACTTGCTATGAACTACTTAGATCGGTTCCTTAGTGTATGCACAATATCCAAGAGTCAGCTTCAGCTTCTCGGAGCTGTTTGTTTACTCGTGAGTTGGAAAGTCCGGGAACATCGTCCTCTTCCTGCCTCAAAGCTGGTTGAATACTCTGATTTCAATCTTACACTGATAGATATAATG gaaTGGGAAGTGCTTCTACTCTCTAAGTTGGACTGGGACATGTCAGCTGTAATTGCTTCGGATTTCCTGGAACATATCGTTCAAAGACTCACAATTCTAGATGTTTCCAGCAATCTTGTCCATATACGTCAACAAGCAGAAGCACGCATCCTCCTTTGCTCCTCTCACTATGAATTTTCTTCTATAAATCCGTCCTTAATAGCAATTGCATGCGTCTTAGCATCTCTTGAGCCTCACTTTggttttagaaaagaaaatttattggaGTTTCTCAAAAGTATCAAGTCCCTAGATAACAAAGAGCTAATACACAACTTGGTTTCTAGAATAGAGAATCTCATGAAGAATTATCCTCTCCTCTCTTCTGATAAATCTTCTGCATCCACATCAAGGAATTCTGAAGACCTTACTACTCCAACTAAACTGCATGATGTGGTTGCTAAAAAATATGCGAGGCACTAG
- the LOC121118004 gene encoding G1/S-specific cyclin-D2 isoform X3 produces the protein MSALLGPLLSSGDGGLTGATKAYDDPVIFRDDRVLDILMSKESNYVPTESNYLSTGIQHEIKPHNRREVADWMLEICEDRGVSPEVFVLAMNYLDRFLSVCTISKSQLQLLGAVCLLVSWKVREHRPLPASKLVEYSDFNLTLIDIMEWEVLLLSKLDWDMSAVIASDFLEHIVQRLTILDVSSNLVHIRQQAEARILLCSSHYEFSSINPSLIAIACVLASLEPHFGFRKENLLEFLKSIKSLDNKELIHNLVSRIENLMKNYPLLSSDKSSASTSRNSEDLTTPTKLHDVVAKKYARH, from the exons ATGTCTGCTCTACTAGGCCCATTACTATCCAGTGGAGATGGTGGGCTCACTGGAGCAACAAAAGCCTACGATGATCCTGTGATATTCCGTGACGATCGTGTTCTGGATATTCTTATGAGTAAAGAAAGTAACTACGTTCCTACTGAGAGCAATTATCTCTCCACTGGGATTCAACATGAAATTAAGCCTCACAATAGACGGGAAGTGGCGGATTGGATGTTGGAAATCTGCGAGGACAGAGGAGTATCCCCTGAAGTCTTTGTACTTGCTATGAACTACTTAGATCGGTTCCTTAGTGTATGCACAATATCCAAGAGTCAGCTTCAGCTTCTCGGAGCTGTTTGTTTACTCGTGAGTTGGAAAGTCCGGGAACATCGTCCTCTTCCTGCCTCAAAGCTGGTTGAATACTCTGATTTCAATCTTACACTGATAGATATAATG gaaTGGGAAGTGCTTCTACTCTCTAAGTTGGACTGGGACATGTCAGCTGTAATTGCTTCGGATTTCCTGGAACATATCGTTCAAAGACTCACAATTCTAGATGTTTCCAGCAATCTTGTCCATATACGTCAACAAGCAGAAGCACGCATCCTCCTTTGCTCCTCTCACTATGAATTTTCTTCTATAAATCCGTCCTTAATAGCAATTGCATGCGTCTTAGCATCTCTTGAGCCTCACTTTggttttagaaaagaaaatttattggaGTTTCTCAAAAGTATCAAGTCCCTAGATAACAAAGAGCTAATACACAACTTGGTTTCTAGAATAGAGAATCTCATGAAGAATTATCCTCTCCTCTCTTCTGATAAATCTTCTGCATCCACATCAAGGAATTCTGAAGACCTTACTACTCCAACTAAACTGCATGATGTGGTTGCTAAAAAATATGCGAGGCACTAG
- the LOC121118004 gene encoding G1/S-specific cyclin-D2 isoform X1, with product MYLTPKSSLTSIKKRTREFSCPLLSSGDGGLTGATKAYDDPVIFRDDRVLDILMSKESNYVPTESNYLSTGIQHEIKPHNRREVADWMLEICEDRGVSPEVFVLAMNYLDRFLSVCTISKSQLQLLGAVCLLVSWKVREHRPLPASKLVEYSDFNLTLIDIMEWEVLLLSKLDWDMSAVIASDFLEHIVQRLTILDVSSNLVHIRQQAEARILLCSSHYEFSSINPSLIAIACVLASLEPHFGFRKENLLEFLKSIKSLDNKELIHNLVSRIENLMKNYPLLSSDKSSASTSRNSEDLTTPTKLHDVVAKKYARH from the exons ATGTACCTTACGCCAAAAAGTTCGTTAactagtattaaaaaaaggacacGCGAATTTTCAT GCCCATTACTATCCAGTGGAGATGGTGGGCTCACTGGAGCAACAAAAGCCTACGATGATCCTGTGATATTCCGTGACGATCGTGTTCTGGATATTCTTATGAGTAAAGAAAGTAACTACGTTCCTACTGAGAGCAATTATCTCTCCACTGGGATTCAACATGAAATTAAGCCTCACAATAGACGGGAAGTGGCGGATTGGATGTTGGAAATCTGCGAGGACAGAGGAGTATCCCCTGAAGTCTTTGTACTTGCTATGAACTACTTAGATCGGTTCCTTAGTGTATGCACAATATCCAAGAGTCAGCTTCAGCTTCTCGGAGCTGTTTGTTTACTCGTGAGTTGGAAAGTCCGGGAACATCGTCCTCTTCCTGCCTCAAAGCTGGTTGAATACTCTGATTTCAATCTTACACTGATAGATATAATG gaaTGGGAAGTGCTTCTACTCTCTAAGTTGGACTGGGACATGTCAGCTGTAATTGCTTCGGATTTCCTGGAACATATCGTTCAAAGACTCACAATTCTAGATGTTTCCAGCAATCTTGTCCATATACGTCAACAAGCAGAAGCACGCATCCTCCTTTGCTCCTCTCACTATGAATTTTCTTCTATAAATCCGTCCTTAATAGCAATTGCATGCGTCTTAGCATCTCTTGAGCCTCACTTTggttttagaaaagaaaatttattggaGTTTCTCAAAAGTATCAAGTCCCTAGATAACAAAGAGCTAATACACAACTTGGTTTCTAGAATAGAGAATCTCATGAAGAATTATCCTCTCCTCTCTTCTGATAAATCTTCTGCATCCACATCAAGGAATTCTGAAGACCTTACTACTCCAACTAAACTGCATGATGTGGTTGCTAAAAAATATGCGAGGCACTAG